A window of Rhododendron vialii isolate Sample 1 chromosome 11a, ASM3025357v1 genomic DNA:
CTCTTTATTGAGAAGAAATGAAGAATACTATGGTACTGGTGGGCTTGCGAAGACAATTACCCCTACATTTTCAGGTTCATATGGGCCAAGTTGAAGACTCTTTTGCAAGATCCTCTTACATCCCAAGGCGTGGGAACACCTTGTTACTTGTTAGCAAGAATAAACATTAAGTACTAAAAGAGAGCGCTACACGACCATTGGGCCAAATCCCAAGGTCAATTCAAAGGAGTAAATAACATTAGCTTTCAATTTTAATAGAGTAAATAAACATCTAGTTTCAATTCCAGCAGAATAAATATCTAATCTAATCTAACATAATTGCACCTAATTGTCAACCTTGACTCTTCTCTTGTTACAGACTTTTCACCACATTATGGTCTAAAAAAGAGAGCAGCTCTCCATTCTCCTGGCAGGAGCTACTAAAAACACCGGGTATCCATCATGTTCATACACTAAACCACAAAAACACTAGGTATCCATCATGTTCATACACAAGTTCACAACATCGATTACTTCTTTTTCAGAGCTAATAGATAATAATGCAAGGAGTTGTATCAAAATACATTGTCGTTAAACTAAACAATATCGGACATTATAGCAACCACAAAAAACAGTATTCAACTATCACCAAATCCCAAAAATACCAGCCAAGTAAAACAACACCAGCGAAGAGGAAGGAAGATGACAATTGATATGCAACCCATTAAAAGTTAACCCATTAATTCATAGCAAAGAGGAAATTACGTACCGAATATTTCCCACCATCACCTCAATCACACATTGTCTCGTCCATGCATTTGGCTCATCATCATGGCTTTGAGTTCATCAAATTCACGTTGCCTTTGCTCATCTCTTAGCCTTAGCTCCTCATCTCTTTGCCTTTGTTGCTCTTCCTGTTGTCTTTGCTCCTCGTCACGCCGGTTTCGCTCCTCCTCCCACCGCCTTTCATACTCCTCCTGTTCTCTTCGTCGCTTCTCATGAAGTAACTCCATCTCGGATTGGACTTTCTGCAGCTCTTGCCGTGCTGAGTTGGAGCGGGATTGGGAAGAGAAGGATGAAGGCCTCGGGCCAACCCCAAATCCCCTTACGTAATACTTTGCTTCCCCAAGACAAATCCTTGAAAGTTCTTCGTCCGTCAGCGGACATCTTGATTGAGACGCCTCGTCCCGCTTGACCACCATCCTCGCCTGtcatttgcaaaaagaagaaaagaaacaatgaaaaatataaggaatagactaattgaaaaagaaaaaacaaaatgtcTACAGATATTAGATGCATACATGTATCTCCTCACATTGAGGATCGATCCATCCACCATCTTTCAATGTATGTGATGCTTGGTATCTCTCACACAAATCTGGCACCTTTCCATTAGGCTTGTCTGGCTAACATATTGAAATAACCATATTCAAATACTGACTGAGGAAGTGCTTTACATCATACATATTAACCAATTGCAGATTGTGGGCCAGGGCCTTATACTGGAGTACATTAAAGCACAATCAGATTCAAGCATGTGTGCACAAATCAAATATATTCTTATCCTAGCTCGTCAAGGATAGCATATAAGCTACTATGAGGCATCATGCTCTGTCAAAATTTAACAAACTTAACAAGCAAATCTATAAGGTCTTAATATTGTGCATCTTTAAGACATGGTCAAAAAGCAATAAATGGCAGCACCACATCAACATCACATAAAAACATCAATCCACCTCACATCCAATGCAAACAGAATTTACAAGGCCATTTTTGACACTAAGTGTGTCTTTTCCTTTCACATGGGCAGTAGTCTCCCGTCATACACAGTTCCTacaaaatatgttgaaaattttgaaagccTCTCGCACTTTTCTTCTCTACACTTTCTGTTATTGAGATCTAGCAAATAAAACTTAAAAGCTAAGAGTAACCAAAGTGGACTGCACGACATAAGTTCCTATGAGCCTTCAAAGCAAGGAAAAGCTATAGCTTATTCCCCTACTGTGAATTATTAGCAGGTTTCAAATAATTTCCTGCTGGACAAAGTCAAAGATTAAGAATTTGAGGGCTCATATCCTAATTGTGAAACAACCAAAAATACACATCGGTGGTAACCCCTCGTATTAAAATTGAGATTGATTTCATCTGTCAGACACAAAATAGTGAAAGCACCAGTAATATTGATGACAATTGCTTAACTAAAATGATTTCATGGACCTCCCTTGACTTTCTAGAAGGAAAAAATTTTCAGAACGTTGGAGCTTTGGTGAGAGAACTGTGACATACTCTCATTGTGGAGCTATGACATGCTTTCATTGGTATGGATGTATGTCTACCACAATGTctacagataaaaaaaaaaaaaaaaaacacaatgaaGATATCTACATAACAGTAACCACATTGATGAAGCTCAATCATATGCCCAAATTCTGAACTATTTTCCAACTCTGTTTAATATTTGATGGTATTTAAAAGGTCTTAACAATGCACAAAAAATCTCACCTCAGTGGTGATTGCAGCAGCAAATGATCGAGAACCCAAAGTATGACCACGAGAAGCAACAGAGTAACCATCTACCGGagcatttctattttttttgccagCTATTTTGAGGGGCTGAAAAAAAGAACTTGTTAGATATAAGCATAGAATTGGAAATGTAACTCATACAACTATCTGATTAACCTTCCAATCTAGATCGTTGAATATATGATCAATCATGAACTTCCAAGTATCCAGGCTTATGTCTTTGGTAAAAGGAAGCTGATATGGGTTTTTGTCATCTTCCTTCGTCTTTTCATAATGAGCCTTTGTCTTTTCATAATGATCATTCATTCTCCATTTCCAGTCTTTGTAGAGTAAGTCGGCTTTGTGctaaaaaactttctcaacTAACGGAGTGAACTCAACATTATCTTCGGTGACTTCAAATTTGTCCTAGAAGCATATAATAGGTGGAATTAATCCCTTACGATATTTCATTATTCACTAGAAATAATCACTACGCACAGTTTGACATTCTTACCCGTACGGCTTATATTATGGCGATTTTCAGCCCCAAAGGAACACTTGGCCACGAGTGGCAAAAACTGTCAGCAGTAGGGTAGCACATCCTCCTAATTTGTGACCCCAAGTCGTTCGCCACTTTAGTTGCATTTTGCCCGCAAAAAGCTCTCATTTCTTGTGTCACATAAATTGGGAGCCTCGTCCCATCCTTGCCATCAATCAACCTTCTAACTCTTTTTCCAAGTGTAGGCCCCCGCACATGTCGCTGCGTTCTTGAAGGTGCAGCTGCAATTGAGATGCAGGAATAGTATAAAAGAAGAGAGGGATACACGTAGAATGTTCACAGCAGAATGTTCGACTGATCATATaataccttttctttttattttttctttgttccttAACTAGTATGAATGGTGGTAGGATCCTAGATACAAGACCCAATATCAGAGATACCATTGCACATTGGCAACTAAGCAAGCTGCCATCAATCTTCCATCCAACCTAGCAGCAAAAAAGCAACAGAACTTGCCGGACAGCGGCAAAAAAATAGCTTAACAACCAgagaaacaacaacaaaacagatGCAAGACAGCAATACATGACAGTAATACAGCATCAATATGATATGCTATATAGACCACAACTGTAACCATATGATAAACAACAAAACAGCAGAACAGATCAGCAGTTACTTGACTGTACCCATCAGAACATTAGAAGCAGCCGTATGAAACAATAGTTTGCAAATGTAGAATACACCAACTTGGAGCCTAATTCACTCTACACCAACTTGGATTAAAGACAGTAGCCATATCAGAAAATTATCTGAAAATTTTCagaacagcagcagcagaataGCAGTATATGTGCCATAACAGGCAGCAGTCGTAATAGTCAGCTCCAATACTGGACAGCAGCAGGAAAGTAGGCAAACAGCAATTGGTGGAACAAACGTGATGCAATAGACAACTAGGGACATGCCCCCAAGAAAAGCGTAAACAAGCCAAGGGATGTTCAGATTTTTAAAATGATGTGCTTTCAATTTCCTAGACCACAATAAATACTATGAGATAACTGCTTATGttcagatttttaaaaaattcacagaACTCCTAGTTTACTGGATCGCTGGATCGCAAAACGGAGCTAAAAACTAGCAGGATGAACATATGTAAATGTACTTTTAGGATTGTCAGAGAGAGATGTACTTACCTGCAACACTTGTATGGGTAGAAGGAGATGGAACACTCGAAGGAGTAGATGCCACAAAAGGAGGAATAGATGTTGTAGCTTCTGGCTGCGGAGTAGGTGTAGCTGCTGTACCAAGTCTTAGTTCTGCAATTTTATGCGATGTGATACTCGAGTTGGAGGATGCACTACTCTTTCTTGATCCAGGACCCATGATGCAATCTGTCAAATGATGTAATACTACTCCATTAGAAACAAGGATATAAAAGAAGTGAACTATAATGAGACATGTATAGCAAGTGACAGATAATCAATAATAACGAAATGTTTCTTACCAAATGATGTTGCTTatggctgataaaaaaaaaattgatgttgcTTATGGACTAAAGTAATAAGAATTCTTCATCTAATTCTTCATCTATATCATCCCCTAACCATGAATATACACATAATTAGACTCCTTAGATACCATAGACAAGTACAAAAGACACACCCGGCTCTATGTCAGGATCAAAAGACACACCATAGACAAGTACAAAAGACACTACTTAGTTTACCACCATGAGtacaaaaacatcaaaacaagGAAAGGATTGAGGCACAAAATATAACATTTCATGCAACAGAACTAGAACTGGCGACAACCCAACGTCATAGAATTTAAGTGTACAACGTGGAAAAATTCACTGGAGCCTTCACAGCCTAATGGACTTCCACTATCTTGCACCCTATGATATTCTCATCTCTTTCGTTGCCTATTTTACCCTTTATACTAAGTTTAAAGAATatcttccttgttttttttacttcttctcCCAACCTTGCACTCAACTTTTTTCACATCATGATTTAAGAAATTAATTTACTAGAGTAGCCTCGGCCTGGAATAAGCTTTTGCCGTTCGACGAGAGAACAAGACAACGATTGAAgtaaaaatcaaatattgaaCTCCGAGATTATTTATTACTAATTATGAGTGCTCGAAAATAATTCTTGTGTGATTGGAGGTTTACATGTAATAGTTCTTATTTAGCATTTTACCATGCTTTATAAAACATAAATTTCAGGCTAAGG
This region includes:
- the LOC131308479 gene encoding uncharacterized protein LOC131308479 — translated: MNDHYEKTKAHYEKTKEDDKNPYQLPFTKDISLDTWKFMIDHIFNDLDWKPLKIAGKKNRNAPVDGYSVASRGHTLGSRSFAAAITTEPDKPNGKVPDLCERYQASHTLKDGGWIDPQCEEIHARMVVKRDEASQSRCPLTDEELSRICLGEAKYYVRGFGVGPRPSSFSSQSRSNSARQELQKVQSEMELLHEKRRREQEEYERRWEEERNRRDEEQRQQEEQQRQRDEELRLRDEQRQREFDELKAMMMSQMHGRDNV